Genomic DNA from Leclercia adecarboxylata:
TGATGCGAATGAAGAGAAATTTGAAGGCCATACCTGTTCTGGTCGCCGGTTTGTTTACCTCACAGCTTTCTATTGCGGCGGGCTCCGTCTCTGCAGATCCCCACGCCGGGCACGACATGTCTGCCATGCAGATGCCAGCAGATGAGAATTTCACTGAGATGACGTCAATGGAGCCCATTGTAACTGAGAGCAGAACGCCAATTCCGCCTGTTACCGATGCCGACCGGAAGGCTGCATTCGGCAATTTACAGGGGCATGCGATTCACGACAGTGCGATTAATTATCTGGTTCTGCTGGATCAACTGGAATGGCAACGGTCGGATAACACCAACAATTTCAGCTGGAGTGTTAACAGCTGGATTGGAGGCGACACAGATCGGATTTGGCTAAAGAGTGAAGGTGAACGAAGCAATGGGGAAACGGAGGCGGCTGAAGCGCAGTTACTCTGGGGACATGCGGTTGGCCCATGGTGGGATTTGGTTGCGGGTGTCAGGCAGGATTTCAGACCTGCTTCTGCCCGGACCTGGGCTGCTGTCGGTTTTCAGGGGCTGGCACTCTATAATTTTGAGTCTGAAATTACGGGTTTTGTCAGTAATGGCGGAAAA
This window encodes:
- the pcoB gene encoding copper resistance outer membrane transporter PcoB produces the protein MKRNLKAIPVLVAGLFTSQLSIAAGSVSADPHAGHDMSAMQMPADENFTEMTSMEPIVTESRTPIPPVTDADRKAAFGNLQGHAIHDSAINYLVLLDQLEWQRSDNTNNFSWSVNSWIGGDTDRIWLKSEGERSNGETEAAEAQLLWGHAVGPWWDLVAGVRQDFRPASARTWAAVGFQGLALYNFESEITGFVSNGGKAALRLGGEYDVLLTNRLILQPSYEVNFYSQDDESRGRGRGLTDTELGLRLRYEIRREFAPYIGVSWNQLYGKTSDMAKREGEKDHQVVFLAGARIWF